The segment gttttgaaaataaagattgaggtgtgttaatttgtttatgatgtttacaaaataaatggatattgatctaagtttatatatatatatatatatatatatatatatatatatatatatatatatatcacatttcaagtattctataggtaaaatgtgtcaattaaaagttaaatttgtgactGTGCAAAATTAACATGCTTTTAAATTACAAGATTAATATTTCActgttttgtttgtaaacataaaaagacttgagtttttgtttacataacacagagttaaggTGAAAATGTAGCTCTtgtccttgcattcagaaggtccagattttggttgtcaacattaaatgagttatatttttaacgTTTAACTTCAAAAGTGAAcaccatttttttcttcaaaaaataataactagCTTCTTTAAGTGATCTTATCACAAAAACTTGAACTTAAATGTATGTGAGACACAAATTAACTTAAAAACTACAAACATATGGAATTAATGTTAAATTTGTTTGTATCAATATAGAAACAAAGAGCAATATGTCATTTCTGCATGATTACAAAATCTTACAATATTTCCATTGTTAAATGTTCCCTTCATACAAACAAACTAAACAAATTTTAGAAATGGTAGAAAATGTAATGCCATGTTATGAATTCAAGAAACAAACACTGAATTCCATTATCTTGTCCAATCTATAAtcaataaatttgtaaattacATTTACTGTAGTAACAGATCGAGATACATTTGTAAGTCTAAATATAGCTGTTTTTTTAATCCTGTGTATTTGGTGTTCACAGAATACATTACGTGTAAAACAACATATCTGTGTAAGTTTATACACACGTGttgtaaaattgtatttttgtgCATGCTCTTGTGGGCTTGTTACATCtatgataaatataaaaaagcTGTATACATGTTGCTGTTGGTGGGTGTCTTCCACATATCTTTGGTTTGATCGCTCCATTTCCTGGTCCAGCCGTGTGTATTTGTCGTACTGTTTACTCTGTCCATTTAGAAGAGCCTACAAAACGTCAAACTTATCGTATGTGCACTTCTTATTCTAAAGAAAGTATTAAAATCATGTTTGTTTCAGAATTTACATTAAACTGTTACAATTACTCAAtctgtcaaaatattgttttgaaaatgaaagcacAAGGTATATGATGCAACATAATTTTTCAGGTGTTTAGTTACCTGTCGTACATTTCCATCATCTGTTCCTTTCGCCTGAGGACTGGCTAAATCATCTTTCATTCTCTAAAGACGATAAAGTttaatcatatcaaacaaatataaaattaatatttgtcatttttattgcaacacattttctttcatataaatatccagagtacattttttatcattactgaCGGTTATTTCTAGTCATATGAACTTTTCAACATCTAAATTATCATATTTTGCTTACTTTATTATTCAGAGatcttattttgaattacaatttTACAAGTTCTTATTCTGACTGataatcaaaagaaatatgCTAGCTATATAATTCACTTTCTTTGTACTTGTATAATATACAATGTGCTGGCTATATAATTCACTTTCATTGTTCTTGTATAATATACAATGTGCATTATCAAGATGTGTTGATAATCTGTTTATTTCTCTAAGTTTATAACTTTAGATTCAGACTCTATTGAATACCACGTGATATCCACTCCACTCCTGAGAATCTTTCACTATTTCAATCCTAAGGTGTTGGCTTCCCGTTTTGACTttgttaatatacaatgtataagaATACTAGTGCATACTGTACTGTGATGTGGACATAAATCAGCTGAAAGACTCCAGCTTACCTTCACAATGGCTTTACTTCGGTCAATGAACGCTCTTCTCTCCTGCAGCTCATCTTGATCAATCTTAAACTTTCTGGGGTTTCTTTCAACAATCCGTTAAGCAGTCAAGGCATATAAACACTAATGCACCAACAAAAGTAAAAACTACATTTGTCATTAgccatatgcaaggtgaagataacgaacagtgatcaatctcattactcttataagcaatacaaaatagacagttgggcaaacatggacccctggacacaccagaggtgggatcaggtgtctaggaggagtaagcatcccctgttgaccggtcacacccgccgcgaaccctatatcctgatcaggcaaacggagtcatccgcagtcaaaatcagtgtgccaagaacggcttaacaatcggcatgaaacacgtcagacatatCTGATGTTCCTAAAAAAGGCTGCTTTTcgaaaatatatgtacaatgtacatatgaaacAACATCAATTCAAAGGTCATGTGGTACATTTATTACTCTATTGAAAGTAAAGCAACCCTTCAAAATTTGAACTTGTTTAATGACCCATTCATGAAATACTGGTGAGGTATAGAACCAGGAATACCAAGTTTTTGGCATTTTTGAAAGCTCTATTGATCACACATGCataaaaacatctttagtcATAAAACTGTCAAAAAAATTCATAGTACAAATGTAGCTGGCATGAACAAACAAGTGTAGTTCTTAGAAGAAGCAGTCAAAATTAAatccaaatgtttgaaaactaCTGAATGTGTATAATTTTGTGGACAAATGTTGGATTCTAGTGATACAGAAGACCAGGGGgtggaatatacatgtatatccatcaTGTAAGTCCCCTCTGCCTGGTTGGTAGCAAGCAGTCCACACATAGATATGAATCAAAGCAAAAGAGCAGTATGCAAATCTAACTATTCTTTGATGGGCTTattttaacgatctagttatTTCATTTGTCAAACTATTTATCATCAAACTATCATAAATGAATTTGCATCTTTCCAACTGGTTGCCTATTTCAGGTCATGTTTGACTGTGACATTTTTGCCTATGAGAACTATTGGGTAAATTAATCTGACCATAATTAAAcgattacatgtacagataatAATCTGTTTTCATCTATTATAACCTCCAAAAggtaaaattattttgtttctgtTATAAAAGGATATCCACAGTCTCCTCCAAATCCTCAAGGTCCCATTCAATGCTTCTCAAACTGTTCCTCAATTCACTGGTTGTCCATTCCAGTTCCTCCTTGGTCACTGATTTTGGGTTACTTATCAACTCGGACCATCTGTCGTGTAAGTTCTGGGAAGTGTGAATAGACTTTTGTACTTCtctgtaatttaaaaagaaaataacttGGGTGCAAGCATTACTATTATCATGGATAACATCTACCTGTATAGGAGGGAGGTTCACTGTAGGAGGTTCTATCATTGAAACCATGTACTGTGGATCTTTCATAATCCATGGGTAGATACAAGAAGTATTGAAGGAAATGGGGTGGAGGGGGCTATAATAAGGGTCTCAAATTTAGTACTTTACCCGTGAAACTGcattaaaatatgtatttttggCCATCTCAATTCCCCTTTAGATTTGCATTAGTAGTCATACCCATAACACGAGCTACTAAGCCATAATCTGTAGGGATTTGCTACACATTTGATGGCCAAAGAGACCATGAGAGCAGAGCTCTCCCTAtaagtaagatatatatatatatatattatatatatgcaagACTCTAAAGTacgatggtcgctccaaagtgcgatggtcacgccaaagtgcaatggtctgcgccaaagtgcgatggtttgttaacgttac is part of the Ostrea edulis chromosome 2, xbOstEdul1.1, whole genome shotgun sequence genome and harbors:
- the LOC125679053 gene encoding syntaxin-6-like; translated protein: MSIEDPFFVVKEEVQKSIHTSQNLHDRWSELISNPKSVTKEELEWTTSELRNSLRSIEWDLEDLEETVGIVERNPRKFKIDQDELQERRAFIDRSKAIVKRMKDDLASPQAKGTDDGNVRQALLNGQSKQYDKYTRLDQEMERSNQRYVEDTHQQQHMIIKSQDDQLDMIGSSVGVLKNMSHQIGNELEEQNLILDEFGHEMDNTESRMDVTMKKMAKVMHMSNDKRQWCAIGVLLVIMLIIIILFILL